The segment cagaaagaaaattagtcTTAATTGTGTGCAGCTTCCTAGAGGATCAGCTGTGTGTGCCCCTCTGCACTCAGGGAAATCGCTGCAAAGTTTTCCTCAAGGATTTTACTTTCCACTAAggtaggaaaaagaataaaagaggaTCGCTATagcccccttccccctccccccccaccccaacaaagagaaagaatactGAACTATAGTCCTGTTTAAGCAAcctgcagcatctccttcaGTTCTGTAAACCGAGCTGTTTCTCGTGCATTCTCAGCGCTGTTTAGCGCCTacaataaggaaatattttataacgCTCAATCAAACCCCACTTTAGAGTTCAAGACTTAGCCCAAAGCAGCACCTTAAACCCGCGCTCTGCATTTGGTTGTCAAGTGGCGTTGATAGCAGTGGGTGGTCGTGGTTGGGAACGAGACTTCCCGAGCCCTGCGCTGGTATCCAAATAGTGATCAGCCTGTGGGCTCCGCAGGGGCTAGTCACTGTGTCCTCACGCAGGAGTCTCGACTCGGGAAATCAGCCTCTTCGGTCCGTGACTGGGGGCATCACCCAAGGGGAGCGGAGGGACGGAGTGGGTGGTCGCGCCCGGGACGCCGCGCCGGGAGGTTGGGGATGGGCTTGGGGCCGAGGGACCCACCAAATTCCTCTCCCCGCATTGACAGTCCCGCCGGCCCCGGAGGGCTGAAGCCCGCGGGGGACTgaagttttacttcttttagAACCGCCGGAAAAGTCCTTTTGTCCGGCCCCGGTTGATGATTAATAACCCCTGGGCACCGATCCTGCCGTCGGCATCGCCCCCGGGCAGGCGTGGGGCTCAGCCCACGGAGTGGGAGAGGGATGAGATCCCGCCCCGAGAGCGTGACCGTCTGAAACGCACATCTTACCGATAGCGATTTTTAATCTCTAAATCACAAAGGGACGCATTCTGTGCTCCTTAATAGAACACAACGCCCATTGACTCCtatcccattgacttcaatgggaGTTTCGCTCCATTAAGGACTGCAGAATTTGGCCTAAACTGACCGCAATAATTTTGTTGCCGGTAATGGAGCTTCAAAGCCGTCTCTAATTAGCCGACGAGCAAGAATCGTTAAACATGTTGTACAATTCGTGTGTGCTACGTGGGGGCTGCGGAAAGGCTGAGCAGTCCTGCTCAGacctggagaagctcaggaaCTGTATTCAGACGGAATTGCAACTTCTGCGGAGATAACTTGGGGACAAAGGTGTCTGAGGAGCCACTTCATTGCTGCTGTTAGAGtgggagcaggagaaaagaaagctctaAAAAGTTATGGAAGATTTGATGATACACTcagcttcccccccccccccccttcaaaGCTGCATTAAAAAGAATCACAGTATACGCGGCTGCTTCTATTTATCGTAGATATTCTTAATTATTTGTGTTTATCCATAACTCGGAGCACTTGTAACGAGTTATGCTAAATCTCAGAGTGTCTCCAACCAGTGAGTAGCTGTAGTTTAGGCTGGGATGAGTTTCTCCACGATCCGACACCTTCACGTCTAGGTTTCTGACTAGCAGTTTTCTCGGTACGGGGTGGGAGTGGGGGTGGGTAGAGACACGACAGAAACGAACTCAATCCGCTTTAGCTGAATTCAGCTGTAAGGGCACTTTCATTACACTACGCGCTTGTCGTTTGTGGGCACGATCTCCTTCCTCAATTCCGCAGCTGTAAATCCAGCAGCGTGAAGAAACGTCTCGCAAAGATTGTTATTTAATAGCATAATACTTAGGGGCTTATACACGTGCTTTTAAACCCCTGCAGACTGACGATTAtctataaattttaatttggaaagcaaCATTTGCCTCTTGAGATAGATTATTCAACCAGTGAGAATGGTGCAAAGGCTTTCAATCCTTCAACGTCGaatgcagcaagaaaaaaaaaaaaaatacaatttttaaatagcagaaaCTGCTGAGGTGATTCCGTAAAATCTTCTCAAAGAATGAACCCGCATGAGACGGAAAAGTGCCCGAAATCCCTAGGCATGCCTAGTATATTAgtcatgtatatttttaaaaatgggctcGGAAGTTTTGGTCAGTGTTCTAGGCAAAATATGCTCAACAGATGATAGTGGAGATGCAGCCAGAAAACAACTCCAGCTATTTAAACTGCCAAATGAGACATAAAGCCGCATTGTAAAAATCATCTGGAAAACAGGTTTTCCTATTGAAGTCGCTATGTGTTAATTACTGTGATCTGGAAGAGCTCTGTATCTAAACGCCTGGAAGCCGACTTTCACCCCGCATATGTAAATGAAGAAAGTGCTGAATCTAAGCCAGAGGGTTCATGTTCGGATTCATTTCCGTGCATGCCTAGACATTAATATGTGTTCATGTAGGGTTCTTACAGTACGAGGTGTTATTTCCTTATAAAGAAACACCAGGTCTCGCTTTCCATTCTCCTTACAAAATTATTCGCATTATTTATGCTACATTGAGCGATCTAATTTCTTCGTGATAGTCAGCTAATTGCTCTGGCAGGTAATTAGAAGCGGTTTACAACGCAAAGGGCTTTTGCGGTGCCCCTCGGATTATTAAGTTGCTCTGTAAATTATACCATATTTGCCgaagagagggagggggaaggggctGACGATCTTTTGAGAAGTTCTTTTCCTGTGATCAGAGCTGAAACACGTCCCCGTCCCCaccaacacttaaaaaaatggGGGGAGGGGGCTCTTCCAGGGCTCGGAGTCGAATTATTCTCAAGCACGCGATCTGAAGCCCATTTTGTTCGTGCTCACTGGTCCAGAATAACTTGGCCATAATGGCCGGGAATGGGCCAGGTCTGCAGCAAGCTTCCTGCGCCCTGGCAATATCGAGCAGGCATGTGGGAAAAGAATGGCTTAAATGGGGACATCTGTTCAGTGTTGCTCATCTCGCTCCTGCGGCCAGGTCGGGTTAAGAGAATAACCTGTTCGCCACCTTGTCTCCTTCCCGCTGCTCGcctgcctcccctccctctcccgtCAAGTTAATAAGGCTGCTGGGAGGGGTCgggaggatgggggggcaggaagggggtGACCTAATTGCTCTGCCGTATAGGCAAATAACGACAGGGAAAGGTGGCAGCTACATTGTAAGAGGAACAGTAAATATATCAATATTAGGGTCTCTCAAGTCAGATTGCAGGAGTTCTGAATTCAAGAGAAGGCTGCGGTGCACATCGGGTGCTCCAACCGACGTGGGCAAAACCTTCCTGGCTTAGTGCTCCGAAGGTACGTCTTTGCCGGAGGACCAGGGGTTCTTCCACTTCGCAAGCGACTGCAAGCAAAGGGGTTTTTTAGATCATTGGttggttgttgggttttttttgttttgttttgttttttcttccagtttgaCACTTTCGTGCGGTTGgcaggaaatataaaaaaataaataaatatatacatacatacatgctTGGaagccttccttttcctctgtgttctCTACAGGCTATGAGTTCGGATGCTGTAGTATTTGTACATTCAAGTGTCTGTCACACGCACACATTCACATACATACACATGGGCgcatgtatatacatatatttgtaagtttatatataaatagCATGTATTTTGGGCATGACCCAGCTTCAGGCAGGCTATCTGATGGTAACGTCCTGTCTCacacactgatttttcaaaCGTTTACTGTATCTTGTTACCCGTTTGTAAAGCTGGTACAACTATTTGAACACGAGTGGTTAAACCATGGAACCCAGAGCAGCTCCTAGATTATTTGTAATTAAACAAAATTCCCAAAGTAACATTTATCTTCCTGAAACTGCGATTGCAATTGTCAACCGTCTGGAGGAGAAGCGGGGTAATCTGGAAGCATTACCTCCTCTTCTAACGgagcagaatgaaaagaaatcaatacCGCTGAGAAGAAGAATTTAGTAGTTTTTAAGTGTAAGTGGTGCCCTGGAGAAAGTGATATATAATAGGAACAACAGAAAGCAGTTTAAACAAATCTATTCTAGGAAGGACCGAAGCGGCGGGGGCTCCGCGCTCTGCCCCTCCCGGCCGCCAGCGCCCGGTCCGGAGCGCGCTCTCCCCTCCGGCGCTTCCCGGTACTTACATGACCGCCCAGGACCCGCCGATGCGTGCTCAGCCATAACATATCgggaaggggtgggagggggagagaggcaggggaaaaaaagggagaaaatgagcAGATGCGGATCGGATCTGGGCGCACACCGGCAATGTAAACAGGGTGAGTGTGAAGGTGCCTCTTCCTCCCCAGGCACGCACACACCAGCATGTGCGCCGCGTCTTCCCGGGATAATCTAATTACAGGGACCTTTCAGAGGCGCAGCCAGATTGCTTCgtttcctcttttatttaatttttttttttttttttgacacaggcccagacaaataaataaataaataagtgccAAAAGACACCGATGTGAATCCCCTCCGCCGAGCGGGTGGGCATGTGCCCTGGCCAAAGGGGCTGAGCGAGGAGCCCGGGCTGCGCCGGGCATCTCCGCGCTGCCTGCGCGGGGGAGCAGCCAAGGCCGCGCATCTCTGCGCGCCGCGCAGCAGCCAGCCTGGGAAACGCGGAGAGGGCAGCGGGGCTTGCAGCTACCTGGAACAGACCCGTTCTCACTGATGGATGAACTAACGTCTGTAACCAACATAGCGACAGGGACCCGCGCACACGCACTGCCTGCTGCCGCAGGGCTGCACCGGGGTGCTCGGCTGCGAGCCCCGGCCACCGAAACGACCCGGTGAGGCAGAGGGAGAGGCGTCCCGGGTAAACCACAGCGATGCAGAGGTGTGAAGGGAGGTTCATTAACCGTCCCCTTTGCTCAGGGACCGCCAGGCATCGCACGGTCATTTCTGGGTGGTGGCTGTTGTTTCACTTAAGTGCtattcccctttttcctctccccgTCTAAGCCGAGCCCTCCTGCGCCCAGAGAGTTGGTTGTCATCCCTCGGTAAATCTCTCAGGTGACAGCTTTCAGGTGAAGGTGGCAGGCGGAGGGGACACCTCCTGCCCCCCACCTccccgggggcggcggggcaAACCCGGGTGGGGACGGAGCGGCTTCCAGCGCTCGGAGCCCGGCAAGGGCCCCGTCCAGAGGTTTTTCCCCTTGCACACCAGGGGAGCGGAATTGGGAGCTGCTGGATGTGGAAAAGCCAAGGTTTCGTCCTCTCTGGACGCTCGCAGGGCGGCGGAGAGGCACGAGGTGGGTCAGGTTCTAACGTCTGTGCCGTTAAACTGGCGCAGGAGAGGCATGGAGCGCGCTCCCTCGCTAATACTGGCATCCAACGTACGGCGTAGTCAGCAGTCAGTCTAATCTTTCCAgctatgttttttaaaatcgTATAGACCTCTGTTTCCCCAAAGAGAAATCTCCCCCTTACACCTCGGGAAAGCTGTCTGTAGACAGACGTGGACCCCTGGAAGAACGGTCTATCCATTCCTCAGTCTGCTCGCCGGCCGCGGCGCAGAAGGTCGGGATTTTCTCCGAGGAAAatcccccctccttcctcaaAGGTTAGCGACAGCTATCCTTGTGGTTAAAGTTCCAAGATTGCTAATGTATATTGTAGACACAAGATGTTAGGTAGACTTGAGCAAGTTGTTCCCAGGATGTAAATTAGGTCCCAAAAGCTGTTGTCCAAATcgaagaaacagagaaattaatctGGGAGACTATCCATCATAGCCTGTAATAAAGGGAGCGACATGGATGAGACAGATGATATGATTAAGGAGCTGTGGTCgttttaattaactttttgcTGTCCTGTAATGATCAAACTGGTCAACAGACCCGGTCAATAAGCATGTTAatatcaaacaaataaaaccagggATGATTAAAAACCTCCTGGTTTATtaaatttgaaattcaaatgaaatttaTGCTGCAGATGCATACAGAATGCTAATAGATTTTAGCTTTATTGAGAGTGGATCCCACAGGTTTTCAAGAAACAGCACGAACATTTATCTACTCCCGTACATTAAActtcaaatgggaaaaaaaaaaaaaagttttaattaatttcgGGAAAACCTCTCCttgctgcccccctccccctccacccccacctgCATTTTATGTTGATGTACTGCACCCTTAAGTGCAGTGGTCAATAAcgcaaatgcaaacaaaatcgTAAGCTTCTTTAAATCCTTTCCCCAGCAGGCAGTGTATACAAAGAGGGAAGGTTACAGATGTTTCCGTGTCGAATTCAGAAAAGATCAGCTCACCGCTCTCAAAGTTCAGAAGGCACTGCTTTTCCAGTTTCAGGGAAGTTATCAGTGCGGCAGGAGGATGCCACTGACAGGAATTTTGTGATTTCTATTCGATTCTGATGTATTTGCcgcttttcctccctctcttttgAGTTCCCTTGTAAAGTCTTCCACGACTATTTTCACAATGAGTTTTTCAGACTTTCCAAAACggtcctttttaaaataagaggGCACTGAAAATTAAGGACTTTCGGCCCCAAATCAAAAGAGCCAGGGCAAGTATGGGAACAAACAAACACGAAAAAGATCAAGAAAGAACATGTTTCCTCTGGGCAGACAAGTGTAGACAAAATACGGATGCGAATGGAAGACCCACCCGGCGAAACTCTCCTAAAAAGAGATATATCACTAACACCTTCTCCTTTCCCGGTGGATAGCAAAGCCTCTCGGACTTCCTGGGGCTGAAAGGAATGCGTGTCGATCTCTACCTAACCTGGCACAGCACAAAATGCGATTTTCTGTTCCCCCTAAAATATAATGCTCACGATGCTTGTTTTGCTCTTACGCTTTCTGATCTATGTCTTAATAGTTATTCCCCACCTCCAGCAGGTAAAGGAAGTAAAGATAAAAAGTTAATAAACATTCATACAAGGGAGTATCTCCGGAAGTGTTCTTCCCCTCTTCGCGGGTAATACTATTGATTAAATTAAACCCGAAATTTAAACAAGTGTGCATTAGGTCTGTAAAATGAATATCATTATAGAAGGAGACCAAAGCAATGaagttaattcttttttatttgttaaacggagttccctccttcccccacccctTCCTCCTTCTGGGCTGGCCTGTCACGCCTTCTCAACAGGCTAAAATCATTCAGAGCAGCTCGCGGAGAGAAACGCGACATTTATGGTAACCGTCAgccttcagagaaagaaagcagttcATTAATTTACTTCACTCTTACTTCAAAGTATGATAATGTACGTTACCCCCTTGATCAATAGATATGATGTACAGTCAATACCCCCGCGACACGGAATCGGGTCAAAAACCGAAGtcaaaagaaggaaggaaggaaaaaaacagccctCACGAAGGAAAAGTCCGTGAGGATTTAGCTGCGTAAACCCCGCGGGGGTGAGCGCACCTGGGCGCTCCCCGCGCTCTGCCTCGTGGCCGGGCTGAGCCCTTCCCCTGGGCGAGAAGCCGAGCGGAGTGAAGCGCGCACCTCCGCCCCCCGGCTGCTCCGGGGTCTGCCCTGGCTGTGCCGGTGCCGCCCCGGTGGGCTCCGCCGGGGATGCGCTCCGCAAAGCGCCGCCGCGTCCCTCCAGCCGGGACGCCAAGAATCACGCCTGAGGCGGCGGGTGTGTGGGGAATGAGGGGGGCGGACAGCAGGCGGCAGCCGCCTTGAGTGTTTCCCCCTCCCTCGCCGCCACAAGtattgaaagaaaagggagcGGGAGGACTGAGCGGAGGGGAGCGGGCTGGGGGGGGGACCCCGCAGAGAAATGGGATGCTCCCGCGCTCGCCTATCGTTGCGGCAGCAGGAACGCTGAGATGATAACGACGAtataaaaatccaaacaaatgtAAACTGCTCTtcggaaaaaaaacaaaaaaacaacataacCTGCTGTTAGATTTAAACACACGAggtggggggaatgggggtggTGTTAGTGATGGAAACGGGCGAAGCATCCCGACCCGGGGCGAGGGGTCCCTGCGCACCGGGACCGTGTTCTTCGCCGCTCGACGACGTGACTGCGTGAGGTCATCAGCGCCGTCGAGACCCGCAGCCGGCTCTGATGCGGGTCTCGACGGCGCTGATGACCTCACGCAGTCACGTCGCCGAGAgaggcggcggggccggggatTGGCTGGCGGCGGCTCAGCGGCACTTCAAAGCCTGCGAGGGAGCTACAATTGTGGTGGAATGGGCGGAACTGATCATTGTATTGCACACCTCTAAAAAAAACACTGCCTCTGATTTATCAATATAAAAAAGATCCTCTGAGAGGAGGGCACTTTTGTGTGATGGCAACTTCACTTCTAGGGGTGAGTCTAAggattttttctcttgctggtttaattagtttatttttattgtcgATTGGAGGGGGTTAAAATAACCCCTGTCTTGACCGGGGCTATCAGTCTCCTCtattcagcctttttttttttttcctacctctctttttttttttttttttttttttttttgaacttaaCTACAAGTGAGtttaggagaaaagaaagacgagagggggaaaagggggcaGAGTCACTTTTCAGTGAGCAGGAAAAGGTTTTAAGGGCATTTGTAGAAACAACCCACAGCGCCTGGGCTGTGCTGTTCCTGTGCCCCCGGAGAAGTGGCCTTTCTTCTTTATATGTGactgctggaaggaaaaaaaaaaaccaaaaccaaaaaaaaccccaacaaccaAACCCAGCACTATCGTTTTTCGTGTGCAATTTCTAATTTGCAAGAGATCGtggctttttatttcccttttaaaataacacagcCAGCCGTGTCCAGCAGGTACGTTGaatttgtgtatatatacatatgttaAGTTTATATACCTATTTAATTGTCGTTGGTACGTAGATGAGGGTTTCTTaaagaaatgggtttttttattttaaagataaatttaatAATCCTGCAATTCGGTATTTAAGAAAACAGCCTTACTGGTCTGAGGGACGGGGACCGGCCACGTCCCGGGGAAAGGGCTGAACCGTAGCTGCCGCCGTGCCGGGGGCATCTTTAAAGCTACGGTAACAGACgcaacttttttccccctctcttttttctccccctcttttttttttaacccttccGAGCTCCTCCGTGGGAGGAGGGTTGGACGGAGAAAAGCCGCGGCAGGCTCTCGGAGAAAGGATCCTCCCGCGGGAGACGCGGAAAGTTTGCGGCCGGGGCCGGGCggcggagcggggccgggcgcggggcggcggggctgcTCCGTGCCTGACGCCAGCGGGGCGGCCCTCTTCCCTCTGTGCCCGCAGGAGGAACCGCGGGTAGGCTCCACGCCGCTGGCTATGCTCGCCGCCACCTGCAACAAGAtcggcagccccagcccctcgcCGTCCGCCCTCTCGGACAGCGCGTCCTCCTTCGGCAAAGGCTTCCACCCCTGGAAacgctcctcctcctcctcctcatcctcggCGGGCAGCTGCGGCGCCGTGGGCTCCGGCCTCCCGGGCTTCGGCGTGGCGGGAGCGGCGCGCAACGGCTCctcggcggcggcggcagcggcggccgctgcggcggcggcggccgcgctCGTGACGGACTCGTTCAGCTGCGGCGGTTCGCCGGGCTCCAGCGCCTTCTCGCTCACCTCCAGCAGCGCGGCGGCGGCCAGCTCGCCCTTCGCCAACGACTATTCCGTCTTCCAGGCTCCGGGCAGCGCCGGAGGCGGCGGCGGGAcaggaggcggcggcggggcggcgggaCAGGAGGCGGCGGCGCACCAGCCCGTCTTCATCTCCAAGGTGCACACGTCGgtggaggggctgcagggcatCTACCCGCGGGTGGGCATGGCGCACCCCTACGAGTCCTGGTTCAAGCCCTCGCACCCGGGGCTGGGCGCCGGCGAGGTGGGCTCGGCGGGCGCCTCCAGCTGGTGGGACGTGGGCGCCGGCTGGATCGACGTGCAGAGCCCCAACGGGGCGGCCGGGCTGCCCGGCTCGCTGCACCCGGCGGCCGGCGGGCTCCAGACCTCGCTGCACTCGCCGCTGGGCGGCTACAACTCGGATTACTCTGCCCTGGGCCACTCGGCCTTCAGCAGCGGCGCCTCCTCGCACCTCCTCAGCCCCGCCGGGCAGCACCTCATGGACGGATTTAAGCCGGTGCTGCCCGGCTCCTACCCGGACTCGGCCCCCTCGCCGCTGGCCGGCGCCGGGGGCTCCATGCTGGGCGGTGGCCCCGCCGCTCCTCTGGCCGCCTCCCCGCGCTCCTCCGCCCGCCGCTACTCGGGCCGCGCCACCTGCGACTGCCCCAACTGCCAGGAGGCCGAGCGGCTGGGGCCGGCGGGGGCCAGCCTGCGGCGCAAGGGGCTGCACAGCTGCCACATCCCCGGCTGCGGCAAGGTCTACGGCAAGACTTCGCACCTGAAGGCGCACCTGCGCTGGCACACGGGCGAGCGGCCCTTCGTCTGCAACTGGCTCTTCTGCGGCAAGCGCTTCACCCGCTCCGACGAGCTGCAGCGGCACCTGCGGACCCACACGGGCGAGAAGCGCTTCGCCTGCCCCGTCTGCAACAAGCGCTTCATGCGCAGCGACCACCTCAGCAAGCACGTCAAGACCCACAGCGGCCCCGGGGGAGCCGGAGGCCCCGGCGGCGGCGGTCCCGGCCCCGGCGGCAAGAAGGGCAGCGACACCGACAGCGAGCACAGCGCGCCCGGCAGCCCTCCCTGTCACTCTCCGGAGCTGCTGCCGCCCCCCGAGCCCGGCCACCGCAACGGGCTGGAGTGACGGGCGGAGGTGCGGGGCCGCCCccgcgggcggcggggccgcgGACACGTAAGTAGCCGTCGCGGCTCCGCAGGGACCGCTCTCTGCTCCCTCGGTGCCCGCCCGGAGCCTCGCACGGGACGGCGAGCCTCGGGAGGGGCAGCGGCTGGGCACGGGACGAGCGCCGTCGGGCAGCCCCGCTGCCGCCGCCCGACCCTTCGCCTCGAGAACCCCTCCCCCGGGTTGCCTTCAGTGCGGGGAAGAAACAGGTTCCCTCTCGCTTTCCTGTTGGAAACCGTCCCGCACGCCCTCCCGCCTCCGGTAGCGCCGGTGCAGCCGCGGTGAGACGGGGCTGCCTCGCGGAGGGGGATAGGGCGGCAGCGCCCGGCAGCCGCGGTCCTTATTCCCGCACAGCGCAGAGCTGAGACTCAGAACTGCTCCCGCCTCGTTGACCGCTCCCCGGGACCCGAGTGGCGGTGTAGTGCCCTCCCCCACCCGCCTTTTTGATTTTAACAAATCGTTTACCTCCCCGAGTCCAAATTTCATTACGTTTCTATAATTCCCGTTTGAGCAGGGATCGCAAAATATGCTGAGAATAATTAGGTTGAAACTCGTATATTTTTTAACTCCAACAAATGAAGCACCCTGAGTTTCAAGGGAAGCCGTAGTTCCAATGCCAAAAAGGGAGGCcgggtggagggggggggggggataggaaaataaaatatttgtaaaatacatCTGAACCTATAGGTTTGTACAACTGGGGAATCGTTCTAGATTAGCTAACAATTGAATATAACTCCACCAATGTATCGGTGTGAGCTGCAGTTGTCCAGGAGACGATTTTGTatagtatttttcttgtaaattaCTTCcagtaaatatttgaaaatatattgaagtacacttgagcttttttttttttttaaattttttatttcatttcctgtcACGAGAAAGCATTATTGTTGCAGTCCTGGTTCACTGCGTTCTTATTTTCTGGACTCGTTCCTTGAAGTGTACGTCAAATCACACTTCAGGATATAGGTTTTGCTTGAATATTAATTTAGGTAGGCATACAACTGTAATTAAGCAAACAATATTTGATAGATGTTGAATGACATTTAATTTAATGGAGCATGTACTTATTTGCATTTGCTGGCAGTTCAGGTATAGTTACAGTGAAAGTTCTCCTATATTTCATAAAGTGGGTTTGCCACGACCCATGTATTAAATAAACTGTCCAAGTGAAACTGAACTAACGTTGGCCTATGtgtatttcctgaaaataatattgataAATGTTAGTAAACACTCCTGACACTACATTAGCAGTTTGCAGTGCTGCAAACTAATTGTCTCATTGTAATGTTGAAATAATTTGGATATTTCACATTGAAATGGAAAGCCCTTCGCTGAAACATTTtagatttgcattttaaatgcatgaaatgtaattgatttttatctgtaatattttaaatggtaTTAATAAACTCCAGATAAAACATTCTACCTTAGGTCAGccaattgtttttctttttaattccatCGTTACAGGCGATGACTTACTTTGGACTCGTATGACGTGAGTCGGTCTCTAGAGTTtcagagaaaagtgaaaatacaacAAATCCA is part of the Cuculus canorus isolate bCucCan1 chromosome 2, bCucCan1.pri, whole genome shotgun sequence genome and harbors:
- the SP8 gene encoding transcription factor Sp8, which produces MATSLLGEEPRVGSTPLAMLAATCNKIGSPSPSPSALSDSASSFGKGFHPWKRSSSSSSSSAGSCGAVGSGLPGFGVAGAARNGSSAAAAAAAAAAAAAALVTDSFSCGGSPGSSAFSLTSSSAAAASSPFANDYSVFQAPGSAGGGGGTGGGGGAAGQEAAAHQPVFISKVHTSVEGLQGIYPRVGMAHPYESWFKPSHPGLGAGEVGSAGASSWWDVGAGWIDVQSPNGAAGLPGSLHPAAGGLQTSLHSPLGGYNSDYSALGHSAFSSGASSHLLSPAGQHLMDGFKPVLPGSYPDSAPSPLAGAGGSMLGGGPAAPLAASPRSSARRYSGRATCDCPNCQEAERLGPAGASLRRKGLHSCHIPGCGKVYGKTSHLKAHLRWHTGERPFVCNWLFCGKRFTRSDELQRHLRTHTGEKRFACPVCNKRFMRSDHLSKHVKTHSGPGGAGGPGGGGPGPGGKKGSDTDSEHSAPGSPPCHSPELLPPPEPGHRNGLE